The following proteins are co-located in the Microcystis wesenbergii NRERC-220 genome:
- a CDS encoding carbon dioxide-concentrating mechanism protein CcmK, with protein sequence MPEAVGVIQTLGFPPVLAAADAMVKGGRVTLVYFDLAERGEFLVAIRGPISEVKPAVEAGLAAAMTAFGGNVVSHYIVPNPPENVLAVLPVQHTPKSDRFRS encoded by the coding sequence ATGCCCGAGGCGGTCGGAGTCATTCAAACACTGGGTTTTCCCCCCGTTTTAGCGGCGGCGGATGCCATGGTTAAAGGGGGACGAGTCACCCTAGTTTATTTCGATCTAGCGGAAAGGGGCGAATTTTTGGTGGCGATTCGCGGTCCGATTTCCGAGGTTAAACCAGCAGTAGAGGCAGGATTAGCGGCGGCGATGACCGCTTTTGGTGGTAATGTGGTCAGTCATTACATCGTACCGAATCCTCCAGAAAATGTACTGGCGGTTTTACCAGTGCAGCATACGCCTAAGTCAGACCGTTTTCGCAGTTAA
- the panB gene encoding 3-methyl-2-oxobutanoate hydroxymethyltransferase, with protein MAVTTSKLIEWKQQKRAIVTLTAWDYPIARLLDRAGIDIILVGDSLAMTALGYPTTLPITLEAMIHHAAAVSRGVKQALVVCDLPFLSYQESVSQAIHSAGRMLKEAGVQGVKLEGGYPAMIGTISRLTEIGIPVMGHIGLTPQSVHRLGYRQQGKTPSDAQRLIEEALALEKAGVFALVLEHIPANLAATITDKLTIPTIGIGAGEDCDGQVLVTADILGLTEKAPPFAKVYANLSETITKAVVEFAKDVRRNE; from the coding sequence ATGGCAGTCACCACCAGCAAATTAATCGAGTGGAAACAGCAAAAACGCGCGATTGTCACCCTCACAGCTTGGGATTATCCGATCGCGCGACTGCTCGATCGAGCAGGAATTGATATTATCTTGGTAGGTGATTCCTTAGCTATGACCGCTTTGGGCTATCCTACCACTTTACCGATCACCCTAGAGGCGATGATTCACCATGCGGCGGCCGTGTCTCGTGGGGTAAAACAAGCTTTAGTTGTCTGTGATTTGCCTTTTCTCAGCTATCAGGAAAGTGTCAGTCAGGCAATTCACTCGGCGGGAAGGATGTTAAAGGAAGCGGGAGTGCAAGGGGTAAAATTAGAGGGAGGTTATCCCGCTATGATCGGGACGATTAGCCGTTTAACCGAGATAGGCATCCCTGTTATGGGTCATATCGGATTAACTCCCCAGTCAGTGCATCGTTTAGGATACCGTCAGCAGGGAAAAACCCCATCGGATGCACAAAGATTAATCGAGGAAGCTTTAGCCTTGGAGAAAGCGGGAGTATTTGCCCTGGTTTTGGAACATATTCCCGCCAATTTAGCCGCTACTATTACCGATAAATTGACTATCCCGACGATTGGTATCGGTGCGGGGGAGGATTGTGATGGTCAGGTATTAGTAACGGCGGATATCCTAGGATTAACCGAAAAAGCTCCCCCTTTTGCCAAAGTTTATGCCAATTTAAGCGAGACAATTACAAAAGCAGTGGTGGAATTTGCCAAGGATGTGAGGAGAAATGAATAG
- a CDS encoding transposase family protein, whose amino-acid sequence MPKNLIYYLEKIPDFREPRGCRHRLPVVLLITILAIMSGELGYQAMSRFLERHRRNLSFVTRSVHIPYLREHQ is encoded by the coding sequence ATGCCTAAAAATCTCATTTATTATCTGGAGAAAATTCCTGACTTCCGAGAGCCGAGAGGATGCCGTCACCGATTGCCAGTTGTCTTGCTTATTACCATCCTGGCCATCATGAGTGGAGAACTGGGCTATCAAGCAATGTCTCGTTTTTTAGAACGCCATCGTCGTAACTTATCTTTTGTTACTCGGTCTGTCCATATCCCGTATCTCCGGGAGCATCAGTGA
- a CDS encoding carbon dioxide-concentrating mechanism protein CcmK, with protein MTAQPAVGSIETKGFPGILAAADAMVKAGRITIVGYLRAGSARFTLNIRGDVQEVKTAMAAGIEAVNKTEGAALETWVIIPRPHDNVVAILPIDYSEAVEPFRAAADGANAPIRR; from the coding sequence ATGACAGCCCAACCCGCGGTGGGATCGATCGAGACAAAAGGTTTCCCCGGTATTCTAGCGGCCGCCGATGCGATGGTAAAAGCAGGACGGATCACGATTGTTGGCTATTTAAGGGCAGGAAGCGCCCGTTTTACCCTCAATATTCGTGGGGATGTACAGGAGGTAAAAACCGCTATGGCTGCCGGCATTGAAGCCGTCAATAAAACCGAGGGGGCAGCTTTAGAAACCTGGGTAATTATTCCCCGTCCTCACGATAACGTGGTGGCTATTTTACCGATCGATTATAGCGAGGCAGTGGAACCTTTTCGCGCCGCCGCCGACGGTGCGAACGCTCCGATTCGTCGTTAA
- the msrA gene encoding peptide-methionine (S)-S-oxide reductase MsrA: MNSGEKATFGAGCFWKTEDAFRRLSGVLATSVGYMGGNFPNPSYLDVLSRITGHAEVAQIAYNPQEISYEALLAVFWSIHDPTQLNRQGPDRGEQYRSIIFYHTPEQKLIATASKGQLQLSAKFQQDIVTLIEPAGDYYLADQSHQQYLEKKQARSVEDFQKKI; this comes from the coding sequence ATGAATAGCGGCGAAAAAGCCACCTTTGGGGCCGGCTGTTTTTGGAAAACCGAGGACGCATTTCGGCGTTTATCGGGGGTTTTAGCGACTTCCGTGGGTTATATGGGGGGAAATTTCCCCAATCCTAGTTATCTCGATGTGTTATCGCGAATTACCGGTCATGCGGAAGTGGCACAAATTGCCTATAATCCCCAAGAGATAAGCTATGAGGCGTTATTAGCTGTTTTTTGGTCAATCCATGATCCGACTCAGTTAAATCGCCAAGGACCGGACCGGGGAGAACAATATCGATCGATTATTTTTTATCACACCCCGGAACAAAAGTTAATCGCCACTGCTTCCAAGGGTCAACTACAACTATCGGCAAAGTTTCAGCAAGATATCGTTACTTTGATCGAACCCGCAGGAGATTATTATCTGGCCGATCAGTCCCATCAACAGTATTTGGAGAAAAAACAGGCTCGATCGGTCGAGGATTTCCAGAAGAAAATATAA
- the bchM gene encoding magnesium protoporphyrin IX methyltransferase, protein MTNTLDDKAIVKDYFNATGFDRWRRIYGDGEVNKVQKDIRIGHQQTLDTVIGWLESDDNLPNLSICDAGCGVGSLSIPLAKAGATIFASDISEKMVTEAKERAAKELADTSKLTFAVQDLEALTGQYHTVICLDVLIHYPTEEALGMIKHLASLAQSRLILSFAPKTCLLTILKKIGQFFPGPSKTTRAYQHKEKTIVAALNENGFKIERTSMTSTRFYFSRILEAVRSE, encoded by the coding sequence ATGACCAACACATTAGACGATAAAGCCATAGTCAAGGACTATTTTAACGCCACAGGATTCGATCGCTGGCGCCGGATTTATGGGGATGGCGAAGTTAACAAAGTACAAAAAGATATTCGCATCGGTCATCAACAGACGCTCGATACCGTTATCGGTTGGTTAGAAAGTGATGACAATTTGCCCAATCTCTCAATCTGTGATGCCGGTTGTGGAGTCGGTAGTCTGAGTATTCCCCTCGCTAAAGCGGGCGCAACTATTTTCGCCAGTGATATTTCTGAGAAAATGGTGACAGAAGCCAAGGAAAGAGCGGCCAAAGAGTTAGCAGATACCAGTAAACTCACCTTTGCCGTTCAAGATTTAGAAGCATTAACCGGCCAATATCACACGGTCATCTGTCTTGATGTTCTCATTCACTATCCCACAGAAGAAGCCTTAGGCATGATTAAACACTTGGCATCCCTAGCTCAATCCCGTTTAATCCTCAGTTTTGCCCCTAAAACCTGTTTATTAACCATTCTCAAGAAAATTGGTCAATTTTTCCCCGGTCCGAGTAAAACCACTCGTGCCTATCAACACAAGGAAAAAACTATTGTCGCCGCTCTCAACGAAAATGGCTTTAAAATCGAACGGACGAGTATGACTAGCACTCGTTTCTATTTTTCCCGTATCCTCGAAGCTGTCCGCAGTGAATAA
- the pyk gene encoding pyruvate kinase has product MSIITHRTKIVATIGPASNSPEVLKQMIGAGMNVARLNFSHGSYEDHARVVSLLRQISQELDNPITLLQDLQGPKIRVGNLPNGSISINDGDYLTLVPMDEYRGEANTVSIDYPYLAEEAKLGEQILLDDGLLELKIVEINGKDLKCQVLEGGILKSRKGVNLPRLNLRLPSMTEKDKQDLEFGLAQGVDWVSLSFVRKGEDIKAIKAFLAERNHADVPVIAKIEKPQAIENLESIVEECDGIMVARGDLGVELSPEKVPMLQKRIIRLCNMKTIPVITATQMLESMIHNPRPTRAEASDVANAIIDGTDAVMLSGESAVGDFPVKAVAMLAKIAHDVEADVKFDNAPPNQSDETHALSEALVAIDQTLDLRYIVTFTTSGYTSLLASKERPSVPVIAMTPNKRVYHRLNLVWGVIPILLDHQVSVFEDVLKQTESILLQKNLAQSGDKILIMAGIPMQKTKGTNFLKIHRIP; this is encoded by the coding sequence ATGTCAATTATTACCCATAGAACTAAGATCGTAGCCACGATCGGCCCTGCCAGTAATTCGCCAGAAGTCCTCAAGCAGATGATCGGTGCGGGGATGAATGTAGCGCGGCTAAACTTCTCCCACGGTAGCTACGAAGATCATGCGAGAGTTGTTAGTCTTTTACGGCAAATTTCTCAAGAATTAGACAATCCTATCACCCTCCTGCAAGATTTACAAGGGCCAAAAATTCGCGTCGGCAATCTCCCCAATGGTTCGATTTCCATCAACGACGGCGATTATCTCACCCTTGTCCCCATGGATGAGTATCGGGGAGAAGCGAACACCGTTTCGATCGATTATCCCTATCTGGCCGAGGAAGCCAAGTTAGGTGAGCAAATTCTCCTTGATGATGGCTTATTAGAGCTAAAAATCGTTGAAATTAACGGAAAAGACCTAAAATGTCAAGTATTGGAGGGAGGAATTCTCAAGAGTCGCAAGGGAGTTAATCTACCCCGTCTCAATTTGCGCTTACCTTCCATGACCGAAAAAGACAAACAAGACCTAGAATTTGGTCTTGCTCAGGGGGTTGATTGGGTTTCCCTGAGTTTTGTTCGTAAAGGAGAAGATATCAAAGCGATTAAGGCATTTTTAGCCGAGAGAAATCACGCGGATGTGCCAGTGATAGCTAAAATTGAAAAACCGCAAGCGATCGAAAATTTAGAGTCAATTGTCGAGGAATGTGACGGCATTATGGTGGCCCGGGGCGATTTGGGGGTAGAATTAAGTCCCGAAAAAGTCCCCATGTTGCAAAAACGCATCATCAGACTCTGCAATATGAAAACTATTCCCGTCATCACTGCCACCCAGATGTTAGAAAGCATGATTCACAATCCCCGACCGACTCGGGCCGAGGCTAGTGATGTGGCTAATGCGATTATCGATGGAACCGATGCGGTGATGTTATCGGGGGAATCAGCAGTGGGAGATTTTCCCGTCAAAGCTGTGGCTATGTTGGCCAAAATCGCCCATGATGTGGAAGCGGATGTGAAGTTTGATAATGCTCCCCCCAATCAGTCCGATGAAACTCACGCTCTCAGTGAGGCTTTAGTGGCGATCGATCAAACCCTTGATCTCCGTTATATTGTCACTTTTACCACCTCTGGCTACACTTCGCTACTGGCTTCTAAGGAACGTCCCTCGGTTCCCGTCATTGCCATGACTCCCAATAAACGAGTCTATCACCGTCTCAACCTAGTCTGGGGTGTGATCCCGATTCTTCTCGATCATCAGGTGTCCGTCTTTGAGGATGTGTTAAAGCAAACGGAATCAATTCTACTTCAGAAAAATCTAGCGCAATCGGGCGATAAAATCCTGATTATGGCGGGAATTCCCATGCAGAAAACTAAAGGCACTAATTTCCTCAAAATTCACAGGATTCCCTAA
- a CDS encoding peroxiredoxin: protein MTAEGCLRVGQAAPDFTATAVFDQEFKTIKLSDYRGKYVVLFFYPLDFTFVCPTEITAFSDRVSEFSSINTEILGVSVDSEFAHLAWIQTERKSGGVGDVAYPLVSDLKKEISTAYNVLDPDAGVSLRGLFIIDKEGVIQHATINNLSFGRSVDETLRTLKAIQYVQSHPDEVCPAGWQEGDATMVPDPVKSKVYFAAV from the coding sequence ATGACCGCCGAAGGTTGCTTAAGAGTCGGACAAGCGGCGCCGGATTTCACCGCGACCGCCGTTTTCGATCAAGAGTTCAAAACCATCAAATTATCGGATTATCGGGGTAAATACGTCGTTTTATTCTTCTATCCCCTCGATTTTACCTTTGTTTGCCCCACGGAAATTACCGCTTTCAGCGATCGAGTTAGCGAATTTAGCAGTATCAACACCGAGATTTTAGGGGTGTCCGTCGATAGCGAATTTGCTCACCTAGCATGGATTCAAACCGAGAGAAAATCTGGTGGTGTCGGTGATGTGGCCTATCCGTTGGTGTCGGATCTGAAAAAAGAAATCAGCACCGCTTACAATGTTCTTGATCCTGATGCGGGGGTATCCCTGCGTGGTCTCTTTATCATCGATAAAGAAGGTGTTATCCAACACGCTACTATTAATAATCTTTCCTTTGGTCGCAGTGTCGATGAAACCCTCCGCACTCTGAAAGCGATTCAATACGTCCAATCCCATCCGGATGAAGTTTGTCCCGCCGGTTGGCAAGAAGGGGATGCTACCATGGTTCCCGACCCTGTGAAGTCGAAAGTTTACTTCGCGGCAGTTTAG
- the modB gene encoding molybdate ABC transporter permease subunit: protein MSDFSPLWISLKTATIALIIIFFLGIAAAYWMLGYRGRWKSLIEAVFVAPLILPPTVVGFILLLLFGKNGPLGQLLDLFNFRVVFTWYAAVITATVVAFPLMYKTTLGAFEQVDANILQVARTLGASEGKIFWRVLLPLSFPGVLAGLTLAFARALGEFGATLMLAGNIPGQTQTIPMAIFFAVEAGAMTEAWIWVFIIILISLSGIIAVNLWQSQRKQQLGRPGESKPNEMEDWLPPWEGRDFALLAAENQHYKNKIGLFVDIEKYLPGFNLSVTFNCQNQPLGLLGASGSGKSLILRSLAGVETPSRGRIVLNGRILFDSEKGINLPSRQRRIGFVVQNYALFPHLTVAENIAFGLSQKLPTKIIRQQIANQLELVQLPGMENRYPHQLSGGQQQRVAIARALASRPEALLLDEPFSALDTHLRTQLERQMIKTLSNYDGVTIFVTHNMDEAYRICENLLVMEKGRAIANNSKQKIFEQPDSVSLAKITVCKNFSRAIIINNQQLEAIDWDVKLHTVSRIPDYLTYTGIRAHQIIFGRDLGDINTFPCWLANAIEGPHRVTLYLKLNQPSNHDRDFHIQAELYKDKWLEIKEQALPWTVTLSPQRLLLLK, encoded by the coding sequence ATGTCAGACTTTTCTCCCCTATGGATATCCCTGAAAACCGCCACCATTGCCCTGATAATCATCTTTTTTCTCGGTATTGCCGCCGCTTATTGGATGTTAGGCTATCGCGGACGGTGGAAATCCCTAATCGAGGCAGTTTTCGTCGCGCCCTTAATCTTGCCCCCGACGGTGGTAGGCTTCATTTTACTGCTCCTATTCGGCAAAAACGGACCATTAGGACAGTTATTAGACTTATTTAACTTTCGCGTCGTTTTTACTTGGTATGCCGCCGTTATCACCGCGACGGTGGTGGCTTTTCCCCTGATGTACAAAACCACCCTAGGGGCTTTTGAACAGGTGGATGCCAACATCCTACAGGTTGCCCGCACCCTAGGGGCATCGGAAGGGAAAATATTCTGGCGCGTACTTTTGCCCCTTTCCTTCCCCGGAGTATTAGCGGGATTAACCCTAGCTTTTGCCCGCGCTTTGGGGGAATTTGGGGCAACTTTGATGTTAGCGGGTAATATTCCGGGGCAAACTCAAACTATCCCGATGGCGATTTTCTTCGCTGTGGAAGCAGGAGCGATGACTGAGGCTTGGATATGGGTGTTTATTATCATATTAATCTCCCTATCGGGGATTATCGCCGTTAATCTCTGGCAAAGTCAACGCAAACAGCAATTAGGACGACCGGGAGAAAGCAAACCTAACGAGATGGAGGACTGGCTGCCACCCTGGGAGGGTCGCGATTTTGCCCTTTTAGCAGCTGAAAATCAGCATTATAAGAATAAAATAGGCTTATTTGTCGATATAGAGAAATATTTACCCGGTTTTAATCTCTCGGTCACTTTTAACTGCCAAAATCAGCCATTAGGACTATTAGGGGCTTCGGGGTCGGGAAAAAGCCTCATTTTGCGATCGCTGGCTGGTGTGGAAACGCCCTCAAGGGGTCGTATTGTCTTAAATGGGCGCATTCTCTTCGATTCCGAAAAGGGAATTAATCTCCCCAGTCGTCAGCGTCGTATCGGTTTTGTGGTGCAGAATTATGCCCTTTTTCCCCATCTCACCGTGGCGGAAAATATCGCTTTTGGTCTCTCGCAAAAGTTACCCACAAAAATTATCCGTCAGCAGATTGCCAACCAATTAGAATTAGTGCAGTTACCCGGCATGGAAAACCGTTATCCCCATCAATTATCGGGGGGACAACAGCAACGGGTCGCCATCGCTCGCGCTTTAGCTAGTCGTCCGGAAGCTTTATTATTAGATGAGCCTTTTTCTGCCCTTGATACCCATCTACGCACTCAATTAGAACGTCAGATGATCAAAACTTTAAGTAATTACGATGGCGTGACAATTTTTGTTACCCATAATATGGATGAAGCCTATCGAATATGTGAGAATTTATTAGTTATGGAAAAAGGGCGGGCAATTGCTAATAATTCTAAACAGAAAATTTTTGAGCAGCCAGATAGCGTTAGTTTGGCAAAAATTACGGTCTGTAAGAATTTTTCCCGTGCTATAATCATTAATAATCAACAATTGGAAGCGATTGATTGGGATGTTAAATTACACACTGTTTCCAGGATTCCCGACTATTTAACCTATACGGGAATTCGCGCCCATCAAATTATTTTTGGTCGAGATTTAGGCGATATTAATACTTTTCCCTGTTGGTTAGCTAATGCCATTGAAGGACCCCATCGGGTGACTCTCTATCTGAAACTTAATCAACCCTCTAACCACGACCGCGATTTTCATATCCAAGCAGAGTTATATAAGGATAAATGGTTAGAAATTAAGGAGCAAGCTTTGCCTTGGACTGTTACTTTATCTCCCCAGCGTTTATTATTATTAAAATAA
- a CDS encoding ribonuclease D produces MNLDNFQVCDQDLSDDLLSRYLGVNSIAVDTETMGLIPGRDRLCLIQLCDPSGFVTAIRVFRGQTEAPNLKKVMEDERIEKVFHFARFDVAQLSHTFGIATQPIFCTKIASKLARTYTSSHGLKSLVQELEGIELDKTAQSSDWGNAANLTPQQLSYAANDVRYLLSVRDKLIVMLQREERWELAQKCFSCIPIFTALDLQQYKDIFEH; encoded by the coding sequence ATGAACTTAGACAATTTTCAAGTGTGCGATCAAGATTTAAGCGATGACCTATTATCCCGTTATCTAGGGGTTAATTCGATCGCTGTAGATACAGAAACGATGGGATTAATACCGGGGCGCGATCGACTGTGTTTAATTCAACTCTGTGATCCCAGTGGTTTTGTCACCGCTATTCGCGTTTTTAGGGGGCAAACAGAGGCTCCTAATCTCAAAAAGGTCATGGAAGATGAGCGGATAGAAAAAGTCTTTCATTTCGCCCGTTTTGATGTGGCTCAACTATCCCATACTTTTGGCATTGCCACTCAACCGATTTTCTGCACCAAAATCGCCAGTAAACTCGCTCGGACTTATACCAGCAGTCACGGTTTAAAAAGTCTCGTGCAGGAATTGGAAGGCATAGAATTAGACAAAACCGCTCAGAGTTCTGATTGGGGAAATGCCGCTAATCTCACCCCACAACAACTGAGTTATGCCGCTAACGATGTGCGCTATTTACTGTCAGTGCGAGATAAACTAATTGTGATGCTGCAAAGAGAAGAAAGATGGGAATTAGCCCAAAAATGCTTTAGTTGTATCCCCATCTTCACCGCTTTAGATTTACAGCAATACAAAGATATATTTGAGCATTAG
- the modA gene encoding molybdate ABC transporter substrate-binding protein, whose translation MKRRYFLAFIGSIALSCLLSAGINLFSSTITTAQTQTILVSAAASLKEALEEIKPEFEKAHSNIKVNYNFGASGALQRQIEQGAPADVFLSAATKQMDALAKAGLIDTTTRRNLLTNRLVLIVPKNSALKISDFRSLTNSNVKRIAVGEPRSVPVGQYSEEVLKNIGILEQIRAKLVFANSVRNVLAAVETGNADAGIVYITDAKISDRVKVVATAANNLHSPIIYPIAVIKASKNPQAAKTFTQYLTSAAAKNIFEKFGFGIAR comes from the coding sequence ATGAAAAGACGATATTTTCTGGCTTTTATCGGCTCAATTGCCCTTAGTTGCTTATTATCTGCGGGCATAAACCTTTTTTCATCTACTATCACCACCGCCCAAACCCAGACAATTCTAGTTTCTGCCGCCGCTAGTCTCAAAGAGGCCCTAGAAGAAATCAAGCCAGAGTTTGAAAAAGCCCATAGTAACATTAAAGTTAACTATAACTTTGGTGCGTCGGGAGCTTTGCAACGGCAAATCGAACAGGGTGCGCCGGCCGATGTTTTCCTCTCGGCTGCCACTAAGCAAATGGACGCTTTAGCAAAAGCTGGTTTAATCGATACAACTACCAGAAGAAACCTGCTCACTAATCGCCTAGTTTTAATCGTTCCCAAGAATTCCGCCCTAAAAATCAGCGATTTTCGTTCCCTGACTAACAGTAATGTCAAAAGAATTGCCGTGGGTGAACCGCGCAGCGTTCCTGTCGGTCAGTACAGTGAAGAAGTTCTGAAAAATATCGGCATTTTAGAGCAAATAAGAGCAAAACTGGTCTTTGCCAACTCCGTCCGTAATGTTCTCGCCGCCGTAGAAACTGGTAACGCCGATGCTGGCATTGTTTACATCACCGATGCCAAAATTTCCGACCGGGTAAAAGTAGTGGCTACGGCTGCCAATAATCTCCATTCTCCGATTATTTACCCCATAGCTGTGATTAAAGCCAGTAAAAACCCGCAAGCTGCCAAGACTTTCACCCAATATCTCACCAGCGCAGCCGCTAAAAACATTTTTGAAAAATTCGGCTTCGGAATAGCCAGATAA
- a CDS encoding ISAs1 family transposase — MRLSLFSRTAEIDPKWQSANCVVRVTRQGRREEHDFERTGYYLTSQAPNCRHLALGIRGDWKIENRLHWVKDVIQNEDRSPQKKGLSPINISLLKTWVLTLYRLEGYDSLTKGIDHNKHNIRQLLSLCR; from the coding sequence ATGCGTCTTAGCTTATTTTCCCGTACTGCCGAGATAGACCCCAAATGGCAGTCGGCTAACTGTGTGGTTAGGGTGACCCGTCAGGGAAGGAGAGAGGAACATGACTTTGAGCGAACAGGTTACTATCTGACCTCTCAGGCGCCCAACTGCCGTCATCTTGCTCTGGGAATCAGAGGAGATTGGAAAATTGAAAATCGCTTACATTGGGTAAAGGATGTGATTCAAAACGAGGATCGTAGTCCCCAGAAAAAGGGACTTTCCCCCATCAACATTTCCTTGTTAAAGACATGGGTTTTAACCTTGTACAGGTTAGAGGGTTATGATTCTTTAACAAAGGGAATTGACCACAATAAGCACAACATCCGCCAATTATTGTCTTTATGTCGCTAA
- a CDS encoding L-lactate MFS transporter, which translates to MTTSNYDSELTVLGLPAAKGRWLLIPLGMGVLLCLGTVYSWSIFRKPLETELNLSATESLLPYTVALVFYAASMPIAGFFIPRVGTRRMTAIGGIIVGLGYILASFAAQIQTIILTYGVIAGTGVGIAYGVPMAVVARWFPDKKGLAVGLTIIGFGLSPLITAPLANRLINEYSVRPSLRFLGIIFTIIIVMIALAMKLPPQDWQPPANLANRKSDFLANYPVNMLKSRSFYGLWLCYAIGALIGLSAIGISSPVAEEIIQIEPGLAASSVALFALFNGISRPLFGWLSDRWKPHYLAIGAYTLILIGCLLMVKAEKGAVTSYLVAFCLFWFCLGGWLALAPATTLHFFNPDHYAQNYGIVFTAYGVGALIGTLVTGRIRDWFGTYTYAFYAMAVLAILGIFLASALLKRERSQLSNPS; encoded by the coding sequence ATGACTACCAGTAATTATGATTCCGAGTTGACAGTTTTGGGATTACCCGCAGCCAAAGGTAGATGGTTATTAATACCTCTAGGAATGGGCGTTTTACTCTGTTTAGGGACGGTGTACTCTTGGAGTATCTTTAGAAAACCCCTAGAAACAGAGTTAAATCTCAGCGCCACGGAAAGCCTATTACCCTACACTGTGGCTTTAGTATTTTATGCCGCTTCTATGCCGATCGCTGGTTTTTTTATCCCCCGGGTAGGCACTCGCAGGATGACTGCTATCGGCGGAATTATCGTCGGTTTAGGCTATATTCTCGCTAGTTTTGCCGCTCAGATTCAGACAATTATTCTTACCTACGGAGTTATTGCCGGCACGGGAGTCGGCATCGCTTACGGTGTTCCCATGGCAGTGGTGGCACGCTGGTTTCCCGACAAAAAAGGTTTAGCGGTGGGTTTAACTATCATCGGATTTGGCCTTTCTCCCCTGATTACCGCACCTTTAGCCAATCGATTGATCAATGAATATAGCGTTAGACCAAGTTTAAGATTTTTGGGGATTATCTTTACAATAATTATTGTGATGATTGCCCTCGCCATGAAATTACCCCCCCAGGACTGGCAACCTCCCGCCAATTTAGCTAATCGAAAATCCGACTTTCTGGCCAATTATCCAGTGAATATGCTGAAAAGTCGCTCATTTTATGGCTTATGGCTTTGCTATGCTATTGGTGCTTTAATTGGCTTGAGTGCCATCGGTATTTCTAGTCCTGTCGCTGAGGAAATTATCCAGATCGAGCCGGGGTTAGCCGCTAGTAGTGTTGCGCTATTTGCCTTGTTTAATGGTATTAGTCGTCCTTTGTTCGGTTGGCTGAGCGATCGCTGGAAACCCCATTATTTAGCGATCGGGGCCTATACACTCATTTTGATTGGTTGTCTGTTGATGGTCAAGGCCGAAAAAGGGGCAGTTACTAGCTATCTAGTGGCTTTTTGTCTATTTTGGTTTTGTTTAGGGGGATGGTTAGCCCTAGCTCCCGCTACCACTCTCCACTTCTTTAATCCTGACCACTACGCCCAAAATTACGGTATTGTTTTTACTGCCTACGGTGTCGGTGCTTTGATCGGCACTTTAGTAACCGGTAGAATTCGCGACTGGTTCGGTACTTACACTTACGCTTTTTATGCTATGGCTGTATTGGCAATACTGGGCATTTTTCTCGCTAGTGCCTTACTGAAAAGAGAGCGATCGCAGCTATCAAATCCTAGCTAG